In Elephas maximus indicus isolate mEleMax1 chromosome 4, mEleMax1 primary haplotype, whole genome shotgun sequence, a genomic segment contains:
- the LOC126075533 gene encoding olfactory receptor 12-like — protein MKSEMSRNYSELTEFILLGFRTAPGLQILLFLVILLIYIVIVVGNISMIIVIKVDSRLHIPMYFFLRNLSYLDLCYPTVIAPKILANFLSNEKKISYSGCIAQFFFFALFVTTECFLLAVMAFDRFSAICSPLLYPMHMSQKVCVRLVTGSYICGVINSVVHTGFTFSLRFCEENRLDHFFCDVPALIEISCVDTFVNEIVLFVLSAFIVITTTMAILISYAYILSTVLKIPSTQGRSKTFSTCGSHIAAVSLFYGTVFFMYAQPGAIASPQQNKIVAVFYTLIIPMLNPLIYSLRNRDVKDAVKRILCGK, from the coding sequence ATGAAGAGCGAGATGAGTAGGAATTACTCAGAGTTGACAGAGTTTATTCTACTGGGATTCAGAACCGCTCCTGGGCTACAGATCCTCTTATTCCTAGTGATTTTGCTAATCTACATAGTCATTGTGGTGGGAAATATCAGCATGATAattgtcattaaggtggactccagacttcacatccctatgtatttcttcctcaGAAACTTGTCCTATTTAGACCTCTGCTACCCCACTGTCATTGCTCCCAAAATTCTAGCGAACTTCTTGTCTAACGAAAAGAAAATTTCTTACAGTGGCTGTATAGcccaatttttcttctttgcccTCTTTGTCACAACTGAATGCTTTCTTCTGGCTGTGATGGCATTTGATCGATTCTCAGCCATTTGCTCTCCCCTCCTTTACCCTATGCACATGTCCCAGAAGGTCTGTGTTCGGTTGGTAACTGGTTCGTATATCTGTGGAGTCATTAACTCCGTAGTACACACAGGTTTCACCTTCAGTTTGCGTTTCTGTGAAGAAAACAGATTGGACCACTTTTTCTGTGATGTCCCAGCCCTGATTGAGATCTCATGTGTTGACACCTTTGTGAATGAGATTGTGCTGTTTGTTCTCTCTGCTTTTATTGTCATCACTACGACAATGGCTATTCTGATATCTTATGCTTATATCCTCTCCACTGTCTTGAAGATCCCCTCGACTCAGGGCAGGAGTAAGaccttctccacctgtggttcCCATATAGCAGCGGTAAGCTTATTCTATGGGACTGTGTTCTTCATGTATGCTCAACCTGGGGCCATTGCCTCACCCCAGCAAAACAAGATTGTTGCTGTGTTCTACACACTTATAATACCAATGCTCAACCCTCTAATATACAGTCTGAGAAACAGAGATGTGAAAGATGCTGTGAAAAGAATATTATGTGGGAAATGA